The following are from one region of the Staphylococcus argenteus genome:
- a CDS encoding Gfo/Idh/MocA family protein: MTKLNVGVIGVGGIAQDRHIPALLKLKDKVSLAAVQDINTVQMIDVAKRFNIPHAVETPRELFELVDAVVICTPNKFHADLSIEALNHGVHVMCEKPMAMTTEECDRMIEAANRNQKLLTVAYHYRHTDVAITAKKAIKSGVVGKPLVARVQAMRRRKVPGWGVFTNKALQGGGSLIDYGCHLLDLSMWLLGKDMLPQNVLGKTYNQLSKQPNQLNDWGTFDHKTFDVDDHVTSYITFSNRASMQFECSWSANIKEDKMHVSLSGENGGINLFPFEIYEPRFGTIVESSADVEHNEDIAGDRQARNFVNACLGLEEIVVKAEEARNVNALIEAIYRSDLDNKSIQL, translated from the coding sequence ATGACTAAACTAAACGTTGGTGTGATTGGTGTTGGTGGCATTGCACAAGACCGTCATATTCCAGCATTACTGAAACTCAAAGATAAAGTTTCACTAGCAGCAGTGCAAGATATTAACACAGTACAAATGATTGATGTTGCCAAACGTTTTAATATTCCACATGCAGTTGAAACACCAAGAGAATTGTTTGAACTCGTTGATGCGGTCGTCATATGTACGCCTAACAAATTCCATGCTGATCTTTCAATAGAAGCATTGAATCATGGTGTCCATGTAATGTGTGAAAAACCAATGGCAATGACGACGGAAGAGTGCGATCGTATGATTGAAGCAGCTAACAGAAACCAAAAATTATTGACTGTTGCTTATCATTATCGACATACTGATGTCGCTATTACTGCTAAAAAAGCAATAAAATCAGGTGTTGTTGGCAAGCCTTTAGTTGCACGTGTACAAGCGATGCGCAGGCGTAAAGTACCTGGTTGGGGTGTGTTTACAAATAAAGCATTGCAAGGCGGCGGTAGCTTAATCGACTATGGATGTCATTTATTAGATTTATCCATGTGGTTATTAGGCAAAGATATGTTGCCACAAAATGTTTTAGGCAAAACATATAATCAATTGAGCAAACAACCGAATCAACTCAATGATTGGGGAACATTTGATCATAAAACATTTGATGTAGATGATCATGTCACGAGTTATATAACGTTTTCAAATAGAGCGAGTATGCAGTTTGAGTGTTCTTGGTCTGCAAATATTAAAGAAGACAAGATGCACGTAAGTTTATCGGGTGAAAATGGCGGTATAAATTTATTTCCTTTTGAAATTTATGAACCACGTTTTGGAACTATTGTTGAAAGTAGTGCTGATGTTGAACATAACGAGGACATTGCTGGAGATAGACAGGCTCGAAACTTTGTTAATGCGTGTTTAGGATTAGAAGAAATCGTTGTGAAGGCGGAAGAGGCACGCAATGTAAACGCCCTTATAGAAGCGATTTATCGTAGTGATTTAGATAATAAGAGCATACAACTTTAA
- a CDS encoding isoprenylcysteine carboxyl methyltransferase family protein codes for MILSILLIFFCIRLISLKISINHSKQLKADGAVEYGVKNSKLLAITHVLIYVCAGIEVLINKDTFSLANGIGLVILIFAYIMLFMVIKTLGGIWTLKLFILPNHPIIKSGLYKITKHPNYFLNIIPELIGVLLLTHATYTTILLVPYAYFLYVRIKQEEKLMNL; via the coding sequence ATGATCTTATCTATATTACTTATCTTTTTCTGTATCCGATTGATCAGCTTAAAGATTTCAATTAATCATTCAAAACAATTAAAAGCAGATGGCGCTGTTGAATACGGCGTTAAAAACTCAAAGCTATTAGCCATTACACACGTATTAATTTATGTTTGTGCAGGTATAGAAGTTCTTATTAATAAAGATACTTTTAGCTTAGCAAACGGCATCGGATTAGTTATTTTAATCTTTGCTTACATCATGTTATTTATGGTAATTAAAACACTTGGTGGAATCTGGACATTAAAATTATTCATTTTACCAAATCACCCTATTATTAAATCAGGATTATACAAAATTACGAAACACCCAAATTATTTCTTAAACATAATCCCTGAATTAATCGGTGTTTTATTATTAACACACGCAACATACACTACAATCTTATTAGTTCCTTATGCATATTTCTTATATGTTCGCATTAAACAAGAAGAGAAATTAATGAATTTATAA
- a CDS encoding sugar ABC transporter permease — translation MTKRNPKLAALLSVIPGLGQFYNKRPIKGTIFFIFFISFISVFYSFLNIGFWGLFTLGTVPKLDDSRVLLAQGIISLLLVAFAIMLYVINILDAYRNAQRFNRNEEIKDPKARMVATWDKTFPYLLISPGTFLLIFVVVFPLIFMFGVAFTNYNLYNAPPRHTLEWVGLDNFKTLFTIGVWRKTFFSVITWTLVWTLVATTLQIALGLFLAIIVNHPVVKGKKFIRTVLILPWAVPSFVTILIFVALFNDEFGAINNSILQPLLGVAPAWLSDPFWTKIALIGIQVWLGFPFVFALFTGVLQSISSDWYEAADMDGASSWQKFRNITFPHVIYATAPLLIMQYAGNFNNFNLIYLFNKGGPPVSGQNAGSTDILISWVYNLTFEFNNFNMGAVVSLIIGFIVAIVAFIQFRRTSTFKDEGGL, via the coding sequence ATGACGAAACGTAACCCTAAATTAGCTGCATTATTATCTGTCATACCTGGTTTGGGTCAGTTTTATAACAAAAGGCCCATTAAAGGCACGATATTCTTTATCTTTTTCATCAGTTTTATTTCTGTATTTTATAGCTTTTTAAATATTGGATTTTGGGGATTATTCACATTAGGAACTGTACCTAAATTAGATGATTCTCGGGTATTACTAGCTCAAGGTATCATTTCTTTATTGCTTGTTGCTTTCGCAATAATGTTATACGTCATCAACATATTAGATGCATACCGCAATGCCCAACGATTTAATCGTAATGAAGAAATAAAAGATCCGAAAGCACGTATGGTTGCAACTTGGGACAAGACTTTCCCATACTTACTAATCTCACCAGGTACATTTTTATTGATATTTGTAGTTGTGTTTCCACTGATATTTATGTTTGGTGTGGCATTTACGAACTACAATTTATACAATGCGCCTCCTAGGCACACATTAGAGTGGGTTGGATTAGATAATTTCAAAACATTATTCACAATCGGTGTTTGGCGCAAAACATTTTTTAGTGTTATTACTTGGACATTAGTTTGGACACTTGTTGCAACAACACTGCAAATTGCATTAGGTCTATTTTTGGCAATCATTGTCAATCATCCTGTTGTTAAAGGAAAGAAATTTATTCGTACGGTGCTAATTTTACCTTGGGCTGTACCATCATTTGTAACAATATTAATTTTTGTAGCATTATTTAATGATGAATTTGGTGCTATAAATAATAGCATTTTGCAACCATTATTAGGTGTGGCACCAGCGTGGTTAAGTGATCCATTTTGGACAAAAATTGCTTTAATTGGTATCCAAGTATGGCTAGGTTTTCCATTTGTCTTTGCACTTTTCACAGGTGTATTACAAAGTATTTCATCTGATTGGTATGAAGCAGCAGACATGGATGGCGCATCAAGCTGGCAAAAATTTAGAAATATCACGTTTCCACATGTTATTTATGCCACTGCACCGTTGTTAATCATGCAATATGCAGGTAATTTTAATAATTTCAATCTTATCTATTTATTTAATAAAGGTGGCCCACCAGTTTCAGGTCAAAATGCGGGTAGTACGGACATCTTAATATCTTGGGTATACAATCTGACATTTGAGTTTAATAACTTTAATATGGGGGCAGTTGTGTCATTAATTATTGGTTTTATTGTGGCTATTGTTGCATTTATTCAATTCAGACGTACTAGTACTTTTAAAGATGAGGGAGGTTTATAA
- a CDS encoding FMN-dependent NADH-azoreductase, which translates to MSKVLYITAHPFNELVSNSMAAGKAFIDAYQQQHPEDEVKHIDLFETYIPVIDKDVLTGWGKINNGETLTDDEQIKVSRLSEILEDFLSADKYVFVTPMWNLSFPPVVKAYIDAISIAGKTFKYSAEGPQGLLTDKKVLHIQSRGGYYTEGPAANFEMGDRYLRTIMTFLGVPSYETIIIEGHNAEPHKTEEIKATSINNAEKLATTF; encoded by the coding sequence ATGTCGAAAGTATTATATATTACAGCACATCCATTTAATGAATTAGTATCAAATTCTATGGCGGCTGGTAAAGCATTTATTGATGCTTACCAACAACAACATCCTGAGGACGAAGTGAAACATATCGATTTATTCGAAACTTATATTCCAGTCATCGACAAAGATGTATTAACTGGTTGGGGAAAAATTAATAATGGTGAAACATTAACTGATGATGAACAAATAAAAGTTTCAAGACTAAGTGAAATTTTAGAAGATTTTTTAAGTGCCGATAAATATGTATTTGTGACGCCGATGTGGAACCTTTCTTTCCCTCCTGTAGTCAAAGCATATATTGATGCTATTTCAATTGCAGGTAAAACTTTTAAATACTCTGCTGAAGGACCACAAGGTTTACTAACTGACAAAAAAGTATTACACATTCAATCACGTGGTGGATATTATACAGAAGGCCCTGCTGCTAATTTTGAAATGGGCGACCGTTATTTGAGAACAATCATGACATTCTTAGGTGTGCCATCATATGAAACGATTATTATTGAAGGGCACAATGCCGAACCTCATAAAACTGAAGAAATTAAAGCAACAAGTATTAATAATGCTGAAAAATTAGCAACAACATTTTAA
- a CDS encoding sugar phosphate isomerase/epimerase family protein — protein sequence MKIGVFSVLFYDKNFEEMLDYVAESGLDMIEVGTGGNPGDKFCKLDELLQDEDKRQAFMKSITDRGLQISGFSCHNNPISPDPEEAKEADETLRKTIRLANLLDVPVVNTFSGIAGSDDTAKKPNWPVTPWPTAYSEIYDYQWNEKLIPYWKDLAEFAKEQDVKIAIELHAGFLVHTPYTMLKLREATNEYIGANLDPSHLWWQGIDPIAAIRILGQANAIHHFHAKDTYINQENVNMYGLTDMQPYGNVATRAWTFRTVGYGHSPYVWADIISQLIINGYDYVLSIEHEDPIMSVEEGFQKACQTLKSVNIYDKPADMWWA from the coding sequence ATGAAAATTGGTGTATTTTCAGTGTTATTTTACGATAAAAACTTTGAGGAAATGTTGGATTATGTTGCAGAATCTGGATTAGATATGATTGAAGTTGGAACAGGTGGTAATCCAGGAGATAAGTTTTGTAAATTAGATGAATTATTACAAGACGAAGACAAGAGACAAGCATTTATGAAGTCAATTACAGACAGAGGATTGCAAATAAGTGGCTTCAGTTGCCATAACAATCCCATTTCGCCAGACCCTGAAGAAGCAAAAGAAGCGGATGAAACTTTACGTAAAACAATTCGTTTAGCAAATCTACTAGATGTGCCAGTTGTAAATACATTTTCAGGTATTGCTGGTTCAGATGATACAGCTAAAAAACCTAATTGGCCTGTAACACCTTGGCCAACAGCATACTCTGAAATATATGATTATCAGTGGAACGAAAAGTTGATACCATATTGGAAAGACTTAGCTGAATTTGCAAAAGAACAAGACGTTAAAATTGCAATAGAGTTGCATGCAGGATTTTTAGTGCATACGCCATATACAATGTTGAAATTACGTGAAGCTACGAATGAATATATTGGTGCTAATTTAGATCCAAGTCATTTGTGGTGGCAAGGAATTGATCCGATTGCTGCGATTCGAATTTTAGGGCAAGCAAATGCAATACACCACTTCCATGCAAAAGATACGTACATTAATCAAGAAAATGTAAATATGTATGGATTAACTGATATGCAGCCGTATGGCAATGTCGCAACAAGAGCTTGGACATTCCGAACAGTTGGTTATGGACACAGTCCATATGTATGGGCGGATATTATTAGCCAACTTATTATTAATGGATATGATTATGTATTAAGTATTGAACATGAAGATCCTATTATGTCAGTCGAGGAAGGTTTCCAAAAAGCTTGTCAAACATTGAAGTCAGTAAATATTTATGATAAGCCAGCTGATATGTGGTGGGCCTAA
- a CDS encoding M23 family metallopeptidase: MTKRPKRILATIVLFLSLLLAVVYTGDIQKWFNQYTDKLTQNHKGQGHSKWEDFFKGSRVTETFGKYKHSPFDGKHYGIDFALPKGTPIKAPTNGKVTRIFNNELGGKVLQIAEDNGEYHQWYLHLDKYNVKVGDRVKAGDIIAYSGNTGKQTTGAHLHFQRMKGGVGNAFAEDPQPFIDRLPDGERSLYDL; encoded by the coding sequence ATGACAAAGCGACCTAAACGTATTTTGGCAACAATTGTACTTTTTTTATCATTATTATTAGCTGTTGTTTATACAGGTGACATTCAAAAATGGTTTAATCAATATACCGATAAATTGACACAAAATCATAAAGGACAAGGGCACTCAAAATGGGAAGACTTTTTTAAAGGAAGTCGAGTTACGGAGACTTTTGGTAAATATAAACATTCCCCTTTTGATGGTAAACACTATGGTATTGATTTTGCATTGCCAAAAGGTACACCAATTAAAGCGCCAACGAATGGCAAAGTAACACGTATTTTTAATAATGAATTAGGCGGCAAGGTATTACAGATTGCTGAAGATAATGGAGAGTATCATCAATGGTATTTACACTTAGACAAATATAATGTCAAAGTAGGAGATCGTGTTAAAGCTGGTGACATCATTGCGTATTCTGGTAATACAGGCAAACAAACGACTGGTGCTCATTTGCATTTTCAAAGAATGAAGGGTGGCGTAGGTAATGCATTTGCAGAAGATCCTCAACCGTTCATTGATCGGTTGCCAGATGGAGAACGTAGTCTCTATGATTTATAG
- a CDS encoding sugar ABC transporter permease, whose product MAKKKRALKAIGIYSFIAIMFVIILYPLLWTFGISLNPGTNLYGAKMIPDNATFKNYAFLLFDESSQYLTWYKNTLIVASANALFSVIFVTLTAYAFSRYRFVGRKYGLITFLILQMFPVLMAMVAIYILLNTIGLLDSLFGLTLVYIGGSIPMNAFLVKGYFDTIPKELDESAKIDGAGHMRIFLQIMLPLAKPILAVVALFNFMGPFMDFILPKILLRSPEKFTLAVGLFNFINDKYANNFTVFAAGAIMIAVPIAIVFLFLQRYLVSGLTTGATKG is encoded by the coding sequence ATGGCAAAGAAGAAGCGTGCTTTAAAAGCAATCGGTATTTATAGTTTTATAGCGATAATGTTTGTCATCATATTATATCCATTATTATGGACGTTCGGTATTTCCCTTAATCCAGGTACGAATTTATATGGAGCTAAGATGATACCGGATAATGCGACATTTAAAAATTACGCCTTTTTATTATTTGATGAAAGTAGTCAATATTTGACTTGGTATAAAAATACGCTCATCGTAGCATCAGCAAATGCATTGTTTAGTGTGATATTTGTTACATTAACAGCATATGCCTTTTCGAGATATCGCTTTGTAGGACGTAAATATGGATTAATTACATTTTTGATTTTACAAATGTTTCCAGTATTGATGGCAATGGTCGCAATCTATATTTTATTAAATACAATCGGATTATTAGATTCATTATTTGGATTAACACTTGTATATATTGGTGGTTCGATACCGATGAATGCATTTTTAGTGAAAGGTTACTTTGATACGATTCCTAAAGAACTTGATGAATCTGCAAAAATTGATGGAGCGGGACATATGCGCATTTTCTTACAAATCATGTTGCCATTAGCTAAACCGATTCTAGCAGTTGTTGCTTTATTCAATTTTATGGGACCGTTTATGGACTTTATATTACCTAAAATTTTATTGAGAAGCCCTGAAAAATTCACTTTAGCAGTCGGACTTTTCAACTTTATTAACGATAAATATGCAAACAATTTCACAGTGTTTGCGGCAGGAGCCATTATGATTGCAGTCCCTATAGCTATAGTATTCTTGTTCTTACAACGCTATTTAGTATCAGGTTTAACGACTGGTGCGACAAAAGGTTAG
- a CDS encoding ABC transporter ATP-binding protein, with protein sequence MAELKLEHIKKTYDNNNTVVKDFNLHITDKEFIVFVGPSGCGKSTTLRMVAGLESITSGDFYIDGERMNDVEPKNRDIAMVFQNYALYPHMTVFENMAFGLKLRNVNKKEIEQKVNEAAEILGLTEYLGRKPKALSGGQRQRVALGRAIVRDAKVFLMDEPLSNLDAKLRVQMRTEILKLHKRLNTTTIYVTHDQTEALTMASRIVVLKDGDIMQVGTPREIYDSPNCIFVAQFIGSPAMNMLKATVGMDGLKIGDHHFKLHNKKFEKLKDAGYLDKEIILGIRAEDIHEEPIFIQTSPETQFESEVVVSELLGSEIMVHSTFQGMELISKLDSRTQVMANDKITLAFDMNKCHFFDENTGNRIV encoded by the coding sequence ATGGCAGAATTAAAGTTAGAGCATATTAAAAAGACGTATGATAACAACAATACTGTAGTGAAAGATTTTAATCTACATATTACTGACAAAGAATTCATTGTATTTGTTGGACCATCAGGATGCGGTAAATCTACAACATTACGTATGGTTGCGGGTCTAGAGTCTATCACATCAGGAGATTTCTATATTGATGGGGAACGCATGAACGATGTTGAACCGAAGAACAGAGATATTGCGATGGTATTTCAAAATTATGCGTTATATCCACATATGACTGTTTTTGAAAATATGGCATTTGGGCTAAAGCTGCGTAATGTTAACAAAAAAGAGATTGAACAAAAAGTTAATGAAGCAGCAGAAATATTAGGGTTAACTGAGTATCTTGGACGCAAACCAAAAGCATTATCAGGTGGGCAACGACAACGTGTTGCTTTAGGTAGAGCTATTGTAAGAGATGCGAAAGTCTTTCTAATGGATGAACCATTATCAAATCTGGATGCGAAGCTACGTGTACAGATGCGTACAGAAATTTTGAAATTACATAAGCGACTTAATACTACAACGATTTATGTCACACATGACCAGACTGAAGCGTTGACGATGGCAAGTCGAATTGTCGTATTAAAAGATGGCGACATTATGCAAGTCGGCACGCCAAGAGAGATATACGACTCGCCAAATTGCATATTTGTGGCACAATTTATCGGTTCACCAGCGATGAATATGTTGAAAGCTACAGTTGGAATGGATGGTTTGAAAATTGGTGACCATCACTTTAAATTACATAATAAAAAATTTGAAAAGTTAAAAGATGCTGGCTATTTAGATAAGGAAATCATTTTAGGTATTCGAGCTGAAGACATTCACGAAGAGCCGATATTTATTCAAACTTCTCCAGAGACACAATTTGAATCTGAGGTAGTTGTATCCGAATTGTTAGGTTCAGAAATTATGGTACATAGTACATTCCAAGGCATGGAATTAATTTCTAAATTAGATTCGAGAACGCAAGTGATGGCGAATGACAAGATTACATTAGCATTTGATATGAATAAGTGTCACTTTTTTGATGAAAATACAGGAAATCGAATCGTCTAA
- a CDS encoding Gfo/Idh/MocA family protein: MTIKVGIIGCGGIANGKHMPSLQKVEDVEMVAFCDVDISKAECAAEAYGTKDAQVYDDYQELLKNKAIDVIHVCTPNDSHCDITVAGLYAGKHVMCEKPMAKTTAEAQKMIDAAKETGKKLTIGYQNRFRADSQFLYQSTQRGDLGDIYFGKAHAIRRRAVPTWGVFLNEEAQGGGPLIDIGTHALDLTLWMMNNYEPESVMGSTFHKLNKQHDAANAWGSWDPDEFTVEDSAFGFIKMKNGATIILESAWAINSLEVDEAKCSLSGTKAGADMKDGLRIHGDDMGTLYTKHVELENKGVDFYEGNEVDEAEEEAKAWINAVVNDTEPVVKPEQAMIVTKILEAIYQSAKSGKAVYFD; the protein is encoded by the coding sequence ATGACGATTAAGGTTGGAATTATTGGATGTGGTGGTATTGCAAATGGCAAACATATGCCGAGTTTACAAAAAGTTGAAGATGTTGAAATGGTCGCATTTTGTGATGTAGATATTTCGAAAGCGGAGTGTGCAGCAGAAGCATACGGCACGAAAGATGCACAAGTTTATGATGATTATCAAGAGTTGTTAAAAAATAAAGCGATTGATGTTATCCACGTATGTACACCGAATGATTCACATTGTGATATTACTGTAGCGGGACTATACGCCGGCAAACATGTGATGTGTGAAAAACCGATGGCTAAGACGACAGCGGAAGCACAAAAAATGATAGATGCAGCTAAAGAAACAGGTAAAAAATTAACAATAGGCTATCAAAATCGCTTCAGAGCAGATAGTCAGTTTTTATATCAATCAACGCAACGTGGTGATTTAGGTGACATTTACTTTGGAAAAGCACATGCCATTCGTCGACGTGCTGTGCCAACATGGGGTGTTTTCTTAAATGAGGAAGCACAAGGTGGTGGACCTTTAATTGATATCGGGACGCATGCATTAGATTTAACACTATGGATGATGAATAATTATGAACCGGAATCGGTGATGGGTTCAACATTTCATAAATTAAATAAACAACATGATGCTGCAAACGCTTGGGGATCATGGGATCCAGATGAATTTACAGTTGAAGATTCTGCATTTGGATTCATTAAAATGAAAAACGGTGCAACTATTATTTTAGAATCTGCATGGGCGATTAATTCTTTAGAAGTTGATGAGGCGAAATGTTCGTTATCCGGAACAAAAGCGGGAGCTGATATGAAAGACGGTTTACGTATTCATGGCGATGATATGGGCACACTATACACTAAACATGTTGAATTAGAGAACAAAGGTGTCGATTTTTATGAAGGTAATGAAGTGGACGAAGCTGAAGAAGAAGCGAAAGCTTGGATAAATGCAGTTGTTAATGATACAGAACCAGTTGTAAAACCAGAACAAGCAATGATAGTAACTAAAATACTTGAAGCAATTTATCAATCTGCAAAATCAGGCAAAGCAGTTTACTTTGATTAA
- a CDS encoding tandem-type lipoprotein → MKTHKNFWLNLAAIIIISIVICGGMFLATRLEQIHLKGDFKKILSTYPIKNLETLYKINGHDNPQYENNGHDTWYIESSYSVVGSDTVLKEDRMLLEVDKNKHKITGDYDTTINDRKNVTHSTDKSYPVKVVNNKIVCTKDVKDPELKQKIESHQFLIQNGDLSSILNSNDLKITHDPTTNYYNLSGKLSNDNPCVKQLKHRYHIPKNASTKVELKGISDLKGNNHQDQKLYFYFSSPGKDQIIYKESLTYNKISEH, encoded by the coding sequence ATGAAAACGCATAAAAATTTCTGGTTAAACTTAGCAGCAATTATTATTATTTCAATTGTAATCTGTGGCGGTATGTTTTTGGCAACTCGTTTAGAACAAATTCATTTGAAAGGTGATTTTAAAAAAATACTAAGTACATATCCTATTAAAAACTTAGAGACGCTTTATAAAATTAATGGTCACGATAATCCCCAATACGAAAATAATGGTCATGACACATGGTATATAGAATCATCTTATTCAGTTGTTGGATCAGATACGGTTTTAAAAGAAGACCGTATGTTGTTAGAGGTAGATAAAAACAAACATAAAATAACTGGTGATTATGACACAACAATAAACGATAGAAAAAATGTTACTCACTCGACAGACAAAAGTTATCCAGTAAAAGTAGTTAATAATAAAATCGTCTGCACAAAAGACGTAAAAGATCCCGAACTGAAACAAAAAATCGAAAGCCATCAATTTTTGATTCAAAATGGCGATTTATCAAGCATTTTAAACAGCAATGATTTGAAAATCACACATGATCCTACTACTAATTATTATAATTTATCTGGTAAGTTGTCGAATGATAATCCATGCGTCAAACAATTAAAACATAGATATCATATTCCAAAAAATGCATCAACAAAAGTGGAATTAAAGGGAATAAGTGATTTAAAAGGCAATAATCATCAAGATCAGAAACTTTATTTTTATTTTTCAAGTCCTGGAAAAGACCAAATTATATACAAAGAAAGCCTTACTTATAATAAAATAAGTGAACATTAA
- a CDS encoding maltodextrin ABC transporter substrate-binding protein, which yields MSKFLKCIALVIAMLLIVTGCGPNRSKEDIDKALNKDNSKEKPNQLTMWVDGDKQMAFYKKITEQYTKKTGIKVKLVNVAQNDQLENISLDAPAGKGPDVFFLAHDNTGSAYLQGLAAEIKLSKDELKGFNKQALKAMNYDNKQLALPAIVETTALFYNKKLVKNAPQTLEEVEANAAKLTNSKKKQYGMLFDAKNFYFNYPFLFGNDDYIFKKNGSEYDIHQLGLNSKNVVKNAERLQKWYDKGYLPKAATHDVMIGLFKEGKVGQFVTGPWNINEYQETFGKDLGVTTLPTDGGKQMKPFLGVRGWYLSEYSKHKYWAKDLMLYITSKDTLQKYTDEMSEITGRVDVKSSNPNLKVFEKQARHAEPMPNIPEMRQVWEPMGNASTFISNGKNPKEALDEATNDITQNIKILHPSQNDKKGD from the coding sequence ATGTCTAAATTTTTAAAGTGCATAGCGTTAGTCATTGCAATGTTATTAATCGTAACTGGATGTGGCCCTAATCGTTCGAAAGAAGATATTGATAAAGCATTAAATAAAGATAATTCTAAAGAAAAGCCAAATCAACTTACGATGTGGGTGGATGGCGATAAACAAATGGCGTTTTATAAAAAAATCACTGAGCAATACACTAAAAAGACCGGTATTAAAGTAAAACTTGTAAATGTTGCTCAAAATGATCAATTAGAAAATATTTCATTAGATGCACCAGCTGGGAAAGGACCAGATGTCTTTTTCTTAGCACATGATAATACTGGAAGTGCCTATCTACAAGGTTTAGCTGCTGAAATTAAATTATCAAAAGATGAGTTGAAAGGTTTCAATAAACAAGCACTTAAAGCGATGAATTATGACAATAAACAACTAGCATTGCCTGCTATCGTTGAAACAACTGCACTTTTCTATAATAAAAAGTTAGTGAAAAATGCGCCGCAAACGTTAGAAGAAGTTGAAGCTAATGCTGCTAAATTAACAAATAGTAAAAAGAAACAATACGGTATGCTATTTGATGCCAAAAACTTCTATTTTAATTATCCATTTTTATTTGGCAATGATGATTATATTTTTAAGAAAAATGGCAGTGAATATGATATCCATCAATTAGGGCTAAATTCTAAAAATGTGGTAAAGAATGCTGAACGTTTACAAAAATGGTATGACAAAGGGTACCTGCCAAAAGCTGCTACTCATGATGTGATGATTGGTCTTTTTAAAGAAGGTAAAGTAGGACAATTTGTAACGGGACCATGGAACATTAATGAGTATCAAGAGACATTTGGTAAAGATCTTGGTGTGACAACATTACCTACAGATGGTGGTAAACAGATGAAGCCGTTTCTTGGTGTGCGTGGTTGGTATTTATCTGAATACAGTAAGCATAAGTATTGGGCTAAAGACTTAATGTTGTATATCACTAGTAAAGATACATTACAAAAATATACAGATGAAATGAGCGAAATTACTGGACGCGTTGATGTTAAATCATCTAATCCGAATTTGAAAGTGTTTGAAAAACAAGCACGTCATGCTGAACCGATGCCTAATATTCCAGAAATGAGACAAGTTTGGGAACCGATGGGCAATGCCAGTACATTTATCTCGAATGGTAAGAATCCAAAAGAAGCTTTAGACGAAGCGACGAATGATATTACGCAAAATATTAAGATTCTTCATCCATCACAAAACGATAAGAAAGGAGATTAG